From the Acidovorax sp. NCPPB 3576 genome, the window AGAGGCGAGCCACAGAACTCCGCGTCCACAAGGCGAACGCATCAAGTCTCGGGCTTTCTCCATCACGCGCCCTGCGGACTTCACTGCGGCGGATCGCCTTCCGCCAGAGCCGGCCCAGTCGCTGCAGCCAGTCGATCCAGATACGCCCTCATCCGGGTTTCAAGTTCTGCGGGATCGGACGGTACGCTGCGGCTGGCGCCTTCCTTATCGCTTCGCTCATGGCTGCGCGGATATGAAATTGCGGGAACCGGCACGTCCAAAAAGGCACACAGCGCCTCCCAGCCATCATGGGCGGAAAACACCAGCAGGCGTTCGGCAGGCACTTCGTCGATGACTTGCTGGTTCCATCGATTGAAATAGTCGGTCATGAATGCTCGGTTGCCGATCTGCGGCCCGAAATCGCGCCTCATGAATTGGCTCAGGGCTTCCCCGGCAGTACCCAAAAGCGGTTTTCGTCCCTCAGGAGCAAAAATCGTCGCATCACCGATTCAAACCATCCCTCCGCATCTCGAACCGTCAAAATCACCTTGGCCTGCGGATAGTGGCCAAGCAGCTCGCGCCAGAAACAGCATCCCGGATAGTCGGTAGTGGCGGCATAGCCATCGAAGATCGCATCCCAGTCGGGACGCCCCTGGATGGCCTCGTTCCACAGGGGAAGGGATCTGCGCACAGTCGCGGCAGGCTTTGTTGCACAAACAGGCTCCATGACGCTGGTAGCGTTGGGGCATGAATGAAAGCCAAGGGCCAAAGACGCGCTACAAGACCACCAACTGGGCTACGTACAACGCGGCGCTCAAGGCCCGAGGGACGCTGACGATCTGGCTGGACAAAGACATGCAGTGGTACGCCTGCGGCAGTGGCAAGCGGGGTCGCCAGCAGACGTTCACGGATGCGGCGATAGAGTTTTGCCTGAGCATCAAATGCTTGTTCGGTCTGGCACTGCGCCAGGGTCTGGGATTGGTGCAAAGCTTGCTGCAACTGGCCGAACTCGATTGGCGGGTTCCCGACTTGCGGCACCATCAGCCGTCGCCAAAAGACGCTGCAGGTGCGGCTGCCTTATCGGCGC encodes:
- a CDS encoding sulfotransferase — translated: MRRDFGPQIGNRAFMTDYFNRWNQQVIDEVPAERLLVFSAHDGWEALCAFLDVPVPAISYPRSHERSDKEGASRSVPSDPAELETRMRAYLDRLAAATGPALAEGDPPQ
- a CDS encoding sulfotransferase, whose protein sequence is MRRSLPLWNEAIQGRPDWDAIFDGYAATTDYPGCCFWRELLGHYPQAKVILTVRDAEGWFESVMRRFLLLRDENRFWVLPGKP